The genomic DNA CCATTTTGTAGCAGGACTTGGAGAACATTTACGCAACTTATTGGTCTGTAAAGACAGTGCGACGTTGCCTCTTTTAGAAGTCACGGACAACATGCGGCCACGTTATGCTGAATATGCAGCCAAATGCACCGTTCCTTTTTTAGTAAAGGCATTAACACGGCTAAACCAATGCGATATGGGCTATAAGGCAAGCCAACATCAAAGATTGCATGTAGAACTGGCACTGATTGAGCTAGCCACGAACCACTTGCCTGTTCCAGAAAACAGACCCGTACCAGCTGAACCATTATCCAAATCGGATGGTCAAAAAGACCACTCGCTCACCAAGCCAATACCTAAGGGACCAGAAACCATAACGATTCCTACCCTAGCAAGCTTAAAATCTACATTGGCCACAAAGGAAACATCGAATGACGCAGATGTTAAAAAAAAAAAGTAGATAGCCGATATGAGATCAAAGAGCCCATTACAGAAGCAGTGGTACAATCTTGTCTTGCTGACTATAGAGCACACCTTAAAAAGAATGGCCATATAGCTGCTTATCACCTTATGAACCAGCCCATAAAGCTTCAAGAGGGCGTCATTACCATCTCATTAATCAATCCTGTTCAAGAAAACCTATTGCAAAGCCTCAAAGAGGAGCTATTGCCTAAACTAAAATTGCATGATCCTGGTATCACTATTCAAAGCATTTTGATCGAGCAGCAATGCGATCAAAAGCCCTATACAGATCAAGAAAAATTAAGCTACTTAAGTAAAAAAAACGCTGCTATAGCGCTGCTACAAGAACGGTTTATGTTGGAAGTAGCTTATTAAGACATAAGCCTGCTTGAGCAGAAACTTTTCTATTAATTGCTCATTATTGTTACCTTTATATGGTAAAAATGGTATCTATTCACGTCACTAGTTAATAATGAATTGTATTCCACTTTTTTCTTGATAAAAAAGTGGACAAAAAATCAAGCCCTCGGCAAAAAGTTCCGGAACCCACCCCTTACAGATGGAAAAACAGAAGTCGCCCGCTGCGCGGGCTTCAAAGGAATCTGTTTTTCCTAATCATCTGCAAGGGGTGGGTTCTATTTCGAAACTTTTTACAGGGGCATTTTATCACTATGGCCATAGTGTTGAACAGATACTAAAAATGATTGCTACAATAGCACGCTATTGCGTTTTTTATTTTCTAATGGTTATTAATTTAAAATATATTATACTAAGCCTGTGAACAGGTAATCATCTTAAACCATATACAATTACATGCAAAAGGGCATAATTATTTTTGGCGTATGCCATCTGACAAAGGGAGCTTTAGATATTTTTCAAAAAAACAATTTAATGGTCTATGGGATTCTAGAAGATGAAACCAAGTGGCACCATACCACCATCCACAACATTCCTGTTTTAGGGGCTACTGATGATCCAACTTTCCTTGAGTTGCTCAGTGAGGAATGTGCTTCTTTTATGGCTTACCGGCATATCCAAAAAAGAAAAAACTGTTTAAATTTTTTAATTGCGCAACAAAAACCCCACCCGATTACTGCGGTTCATCCATCTGCTATTATGGCTGAAGCGATTCAACTTGGTCAAGGCAATTACATAGGCGCGCAAGTTTGTTTGGCGCCAGAGGTAACCATAGGCAACCACTGTATACTGCACAATGGAGTGGTCATTGAAGCAGAAGCCAATATTCATGATTGGGTAGAAATAGGGGCAGGTAGTATTATTGGTGAACAGGTAACCTTAGAGGAAGATGTGTTTATTGGAATGGGCGCTCGGATTATTCCGGGTGTTACCATTCAAAAGGGGGCAAGCATTGGGGCTGGGTCGGTTGTTTTAGGAAACGTAAAAAGTGGCGATGTACTATTGGGTAATCCAGCTAAATCGATTCAACAAGCTTAAAGGCTACCCTGAAGGATAGAAAATCAGAGGCCGCTAAGCGTCCCCTGATGTATCTATTCACGTCACTGGTTAATAATGAATTGTATTCCACTTTTTTCTTGATAAAAAAGTGGACAGAAAATCAAGCCCTCGGCAAAAAGTTCCGGAACCCACCCCTTACAGATGGAAAAACAGAAGTCGCCCGCTGCGCGGGCTTCAAAGGAATCTGTTTTTCCTAATCATCTGCAAGGGATGGGTTCTATTTCGAAACTTTTTACAGGGGCATTTTATCACTATGGCCATAGTATTGAACAGATACCCATTTTTTTATCGAAGAAGACGCGGGACTAGTACTTGTTAGCTATTTGCTTTTTCAAAAAACGTAGCCATAGTGATGAATGGATACTTTTCTCCCCATTTTGATAACGCTATGGTAACATGATTAAACTAAAATATACAGAAACAAATTATCACTTTTTTTACCCCGAGTGCTTCACTCCATATTATCAATCAATTTTTGCAACGCATCTACAAACGGCTGATGGTCGTTGTCCTTAGCTACATCAAGTGGCGTTTTGTCATCATTATTTTTCTCCGTCAGATGATAATTAGCTATGTGGCCCTTTAACTGAGCTAATACGTCCACGAAACCACCTCGTGCTGCCAGATGCAGGAGGTTATTATTGTTTTTATAGGTATCTAGATCAATTTCAGGATGAGTTTCTAGGATTAATTCTACCGCGACTGAAGCACCCTGGTCAACTGCCCACTGCATAAGATTAACATACCCTTTGGCACTTAAATCAATATCTTTTTGTTGCAATAAGTACTTAACCACATCCTTATGACCCGTACGTGCTGCTTCATTTTTATCAGCTATTACATGCATCAATAGTGTCCAATTGAATTCTTTATCATCCCTGGCATTTATATTTAGACCTTTAGCAAGCCAATATTCTATTCTTTCTTCCGAAAAACCATGGGCTTTAAGGTCCCTCATCACCTGGTCATCTAAGACCATGGGATTCGCTACTGTAACACCATCATCGGTTAGCTGCGTAGTAGTTGCCGCACTTGTAGTACTTGTAGTACTTGTAGTACTTGTAGTACTTATAGTACTTATAGTGCTTAACGTAGTTAGCATGGTTGTCGGCTCCTGAGAAACCGTCTCATCCGTACCCCATTTTTTTTCGCCCCCTTCTATTGCCTTAGTAGTGTTTTCTGCTAGTTCAGGAGTCATATTTGTAGGCAATATAGTAATACTACTTGTACTCAACTCGGTTGAGGTGAAGGGTGAAGAAGTGGTTACATTAGTACCATTATGTATATCTGGATCTAGTTTATTGGATGGATTAGCAAGATGATAAATGCCGCACACTGCCCCTCCAACGAGGCTAGCGACTACAACCATTCCCGTCATCACCAAGCAAACAGTTGTTTTCGGATTAAAAGTATAACTTCTTGCCACATTATCGTATGCCTGGCGCATTTCATACCTCACATTATGAAATGAAGTTATCCCTTGCCTTGCATTGTTGACACACGAAGCCAAGGTATTAAACATCAACAGGCCGATAAATAGGCCTACTCTATAGTGCATATATGTTTTCATAGCATTTAAATTTAATTACATATAAATAACCACGATCAAGCAGTATGCTTGCAAGGCATATCCCATTTGACATACCTATTGCACGATCTGCTTAACTGTAACAAGGCAAAAAAAATCCATGAGCCACAATAGGCACCTAGGGTTTCCTCTTAACCATTTGCCTAATTAAACTTAATAGTAGACTACAAAAAAATATATAGCATTCCAAATAAAATAGATAAAAAAATGCAGCACTTATAAGAAGATAGGGGAGAAATTTTGAGATCATCAAGTGTATTGTTTATCATACACCTACACATCGATGTTATTCTCTTTTCTTCGATGTCTGTATATGATTCAAAAACTGCGATAACACACTTTTTACCACCTCCTCGTCTACGCTTTCATTCTGCTTAAGAAGATCCATTGGGAGTTGGTGTTGATCATTTTTTTGTGTTACATCAGTATTTACGCTCTTTAATAGCTCCGTTATTACTTCTATATGACCTTCACGTGCTGCCACATGTAAAGGGGTATCACCAATACCATTTTTCGCATTTACATCAATACTGGTTTTAGGTGCTTCTAGGAAGGATGCTACAACACCTGCATATCCTTTCTCTGCTGCCAAATGCAAGAGTGTATTCCCATCTCCATCACGTACATGTACATTAACGTTGACTTTTGAATCTAGGATGATCCTTACGATACCTCCATAGCCATTAAGAGCTGCCCACTGCAGAATATCAACATAACCCTTGGCACTTAAATCAATACCTGGTACTTGTAATAAGTACCTAACTGCATCCTCATGACCCTTATATGCTGCTTCATACAAGGGGGTTTTCTTATAATTATTTTTCGCATTTACGTTAATCTTATCTTTAAGCACTAGAAGCTGCTTTATAACCTCGCCATAACCCCTGCGAGCTACTAGATGCAAAGCGGTATCCCCGTCCGTATCTTGTTTATTCGGATCCGCCCCCTGATCTATTAAGAGTGCAACAACGTCACTATGTTTACCTGCTGCTGCATACATTAATGGAGTCCACTGATACGTGCTAGCATTATCCCTTGCATTTATATCTAGGCTTTTAGCACTTATATCCCCTGGACTGCTTAGCAATTTTTTGACTACATCTAACCAACCCTCTTCTGAGGCTATACATAAAAGCGCAAATAGATCCTGTCCTTTATTATGAAGATTAATATTTTTTTGCTGACATAAAAGCTGAATAATTAACTTATAGCCTGGTTGGTTGCGCTGCGCTATAGCTTTGCCAAGTGCTGTTGTTCCTCCTGATAGCGAGTTTAAAAACATTTCCCTACTTTTTTCATCCAAACCATCTAGCTCACGTAAGATGAATTGCACTTTTCCCAACTCACCCCTATCTGCAGCATTGTGAAAGGATTGTAAACTTGGACGTATCGATTTTGGAAGGAGTGCTTGGAAATCATTTGGTTTTTTATACCCTTTCTCCTTTCTCGCCTTACTACAGTTATCAATATAAAAAGCTTGCAAAACAAATACTGAAAACAAAGCTACAAGCGGTCTAAAAAAGAGGCGCGATTTTAAATTAATCTGTTTCATGGATTTTTATTGTGTTATAATCATTCAAATTCCTAAGCATACATAAGCCACCTAAAGAAAAGTCTAGCACTCCATGCATCACCTTCCAATGGATAAACCTAAAAATTATTTCCATAATACAAACAAATATCTAAAAAACAAAATCTATAAAATATTTATGAGGCTTATAAGCAATAAAATAGAATAGTTAAGAGCCTACTATATGAAAAACAAATACATACTTTTATATTTGAACTTGTCTATCCTTGTACCAAAAGGTAAAAATAAAATTTGTTTGTGTGGCTAAATCTTATTTCCTACGTATTATTGTTTTAATGCCATTTATACTGAGTGGTGTATCTACTTTATCAAAAGCAACTGGATATTTTAGTGACAGCCTCTATTTTAGCAATGGCTATAACACTGAGTATAAAAACTGGATGGTGCCAAATAACTGCTTTCACTCAAAAAAGCCCTATGCCACTTATCAAAACTTGAGAAACCCACTTTTTGCCAATAAAGGCTATGAGTGGCTTGCCTTACTACCTCGTACTAAAAAAGAAGGAGAGCAACCATTAGATATTGCACATTACCAATCGGAAAACTCAATTATTTTTGATGCTAAAAAGAATATACTTACTTTACATGGCACAAGCGGGCTTACTTATGGTAGCATGAAACTAGAGGCGGATATAGTCGCTTTGCATTTAAATGCCCATATGATCCATGCGCAAGGAAGTAAGGATTTACATAATCAATCCATAGGGAACCCTATTTTTACCTATCAGGATATAACAAAAAACAAATATGGCAAAGATGGCTCTACACAAACTCGGATCTTTTTTATGGATAAGATTTGGTATAACATCAACACCAAACGGGCTTTAGTGCATGGCCTACTTACCAAACAAGAAGAATCTATTCTAAAAAGCAAACAGGTAAAAAAGGAAGACGAAGAAACATTTTACGCTGAAGATGTATTATATACAACTTGCGGGCTAGCGCATCCTCATTTTTACATACGTACTAAGCGGGCTAAAATCGTTCAAGATAAACAGATCACAACAGGACCTTTTCGCTTTTACTTTGATAATGTACCTACGCCATTAGGCTGTCTGTTTGGAACATTATTCCTGGAAGGAAAACGTGTACATGGCATTATTCCACCAGAGCTAGGAGAAGGCGACCATGGGTTTTATCTGCGTAATGGGGGGTACTATATAAATTTCAATGATTACGCAGATATTTCTATTTTAGGGAGTATATATTCTAGCGGTATGGCGGAGCTTAAAAATGAGCTGCGTTACAAAAAAAGATATCTGTGCAGTGGAAATATCTACTTTGCAAAGAATATAGCAAAAAAAGAGCAAGGGTGGTCTTTAAAATGTGCACATAAAACGCTAAGGCATGGCCCTAGAAGTTTCAACGCCACTATGGACCTCCATAACAAATCTTATAAAACACTGGACTATGAGGATAAAAAAAATACAAAAAGCATGGAGCATCTATCTTCTATTAGCTTGTCCTACCAGGACCAACTGATAGGATTCCCCTATGGATTAACCTTACGCACAGCATTTAACCACAACCTGCTTTCCAATTTTAAACACTGGACTTTTCCACAAGGTACCCTAACCAGTTCTTCTTGGCATCCGTTTAGGGGTGTTCGAACCAAAGGTACCAACCACTGGTTTCATAATATTCAGTTAAAACATACTATAGATTTTGAAAACCATTTTCAAAATGCAAAAAAAGATCCTAACGCATTATACTTAAGCAATAAGCATGAGCCTATTCTGCCAACTGCTCCATGGAATCAGTATACAGAAAGTGGTATAAAGCATACCATACCATTTAGCGTACAGTCTAAGCTATTTGAATATTTTAACTTCAAACCCCATTTCAGCTATAATGAAGGATGGTATTGGCTTAAAAAAGAGACAAAGGGACCTATACGGGTACCAGGATTTAATAGGGTGTATGCTTGGGATTTCGGTGCAGAGCTAGGGACTACGCTCTACCATACCCATTATTTTGAAGAAGCCACATCGGTGCAAGGCTTTCGCATTAAAGTGGAACCGACTATTGACTTTACCTACACGCCTGATTTCTCCAAAAAATACTTCCAAAAAGTAGTAGATGAACAGGGAAGAGCAAAAGAAAAATATGCATTTAAGGGTCTACGGCCAGCCATCTATTTAACCAATCGTGCCACATCTATTTTAAGCTGTAAGCTACACAATACGGTTGAGTTAAAGGTAAAAAAAGAACCAGATTCAGCAAAAAAAGGAAAAGAAAAAAAACGGACCAGTCGCAAAATATTTCTGTTAAAAAACTTAGATTTTGGAACAAAATATGATTTTAAAGCAAAACAGTGTCATTTAACCAATGGCATTGATATGCACATTGCTAGCGAGGCAAGAATGGGCCAAATGGGAAAGATT from Cardinium endosymbiont of Philonthus spinipes includes the following:
- a CDS encoding DapH/DapD/GlmU-related protein, translating into MQKGIIIFGVCHLTKGALDIFQKNNLMVYGILEDETKWHHTTIHNIPVLGATDDPTFLELLSEECASFMAYRHIQKRKNCLNFLIAQQKPHPITAVHPSAIMAEAIQLGQGNYIGAQVCLAPEVTIGNHCILHNGVVIEAEANIHDWVEIGAGSIIGEQVTLEEDVFIGMGARIIPGVTIQKGASIGAGSVVLGNVKSGDVLLGNPAKSIQQA
- a CDS encoding ankyrin repeat domain-containing protein; the protein is MKTYMHYRVGLFIGLLMFNTLASCVNNARQGITSFHNVRYEMRQAYDNVARSYTFNPKTTVCLVMTGMVVVASLVGGAVCGIYHLANPSNKLDPDIHNGTNVTTSSPFTSTELSTSSITILPTNMTPELAENTTKAIEGGEKKWGTDETVSQEPTTMLTTLSTISTISTTSTTSTTSTTSAATTTQLTDDGVTVANPMVLDDQVMRDLKAHGFSEERIEYWLAKGLNINARDDKEFNWTLLMHVIADKNEAARTGHKDVVKYLLQQKDIDLSAKGYVNLMQWAVDQGASVAVELILETHPEIDLDTYKNNNNLLHLAARGGFVDVLAQLKGHIANYHLTEKNNDDKTPLDVAKDNDHQPFVDALQKLIDNME
- a CDS encoding ankyrin repeat domain-containing protein, which codes for MKQINLKSRLFFRPLVALFSVFVLQAFYIDNCSKARKEKGYKKPNDFQALLPKSIRPSLQSFHNAADRGELGKVQFILRELDGLDEKSREMFLNSLSGGTTALGKAIAQRNQPGYKLIIQLLCQQKNINLHNKGQDLFALLCIASEEGWLDVVKKLLSSPGDISAKSLDINARDNASTYQWTPLMYAAAGKHSDVVALLIDQGADPNKQDTDGDTALHLVARRGYGEVIKQLLVLKDKINVNAKNNYKKTPLYEAAYKGHEDAVRYLLQVPGIDLSAKGYVDILQWAALNGYGGIVRIILDSKVNVNVHVRDGDGNTLLHLAAEKGYAGVVASFLEAPKTSIDVNAKNGIGDTPLHVAAREGHIEVITELLKSVNTDVTQKNDQHQLPMDLLKQNESVDEEVVKSVLSQFLNHIQTSKKRE
- a CDS encoding putative LPS assembly protein LptD; translated protein: MAKSYFLRIIVLMPFILSGVSTLSKATGYFSDSLYFSNGYNTEYKNWMVPNNCFHSKKPYATYQNLRNPLFANKGYEWLALLPRTKKEGEQPLDIAHYQSENSIIFDAKKNILTLHGTSGLTYGSMKLEADIVALHLNAHMIHAQGSKDLHNQSIGNPIFTYQDITKNKYGKDGSTQTRIFFMDKIWYNINTKRALVHGLLTKQEESILKSKQVKKEDEETFYAEDVLYTTCGLAHPHFYIRTKRAKIVQDKQITTGPFRFYFDNVPTPLGCLFGTLFLEGKRVHGIIPPELGEGDHGFYLRNGGYYINFNDYADISILGSIYSSGMAELKNELRYKKRYLCSGNIYFAKNIAKKEQGWSLKCAHKTLRHGPRSFNATMDLHNKSYKTLDYEDKKNTKSMEHLSSISLSYQDQLIGFPYGLTLRTAFNHNLLSNFKHWTFPQGTLTSSSWHPFRGVRTKGTNHWFHNIQLKHTIDFENHFQNAKKDPNALYLSNKHEPILPTAPWNQYTESGIKHTIPFSVQSKLFEYFNFKPHFSYNEGWYWLKKETKGPIRVPGFNRVYAWDFGAELGTTLYHTHYFEEATSVQGFRIKVEPTIDFTYTPDFSKKYFQKVVDEQGRAKEKYAFKGLRPAIYLTNRATSILSCKLHNTVELKVKKEPDSAKKGKEKKRTSRKIFLLKNLDFGTKYDFKAKQCHLTNGIDMHIASEARMGQMGKIGFDLTTNFDPYLYKLIELDGGKVKQEPINEFAWNHGKYLGKVKEAKFKINVDLTHHSAKKQKQEKGLLDDHDRLTNKTEDNKIDFETPWAFGSEFNFVYKKLYEYSKGKKDYNIEQYITFNGSITLVKKWKISLRSTYNFTESKFDPSTTEISIQRDLHCWQLSYQWYPLGDSAKYDFSLGVKANVLKVLKLPRKRSYNKLN